One segment of Anopheles stephensi strain Indian chromosome 3, UCI_ANSTEP_V1.0, whole genome shotgun sequence DNA contains the following:
- the LOC118509825 gene encoding esterase B1-like, with protein MVMRSAPLMGWKNVSTGSDAEKHMPIARICVQVQQGSIYGVRDRLPNGQNYYYFKGVPYAKAPVGQLRFKSPMPLEKYAVSYLDCTRERSNCLGLDVLTKEISGSEDGLFLNIYTPKLGKRDDPEPLPVMVFIHGGGLIGGHGDSSLYLPNYLVQEGVIVVTINYRLGVLGFLCLPDAGVEGNAGLKDQRAALRWVSENIAVFGGDPNNVTLFGASSGAIAVNFHCLSAESKRYFHKAILQSGSIYTEFAFQEQPEEKARRLAKLLGHSPTTDLEVYEILRNAPARKLFELQPLVLTDREKAVERLFQIPFLPVIERSDSTDALITRHPTEILSEPDSMDIPIILGYNERDGMMVLIDAIKTLAAYNAEPERFIPRTVALDYFSPEARALGEEIRSFYFGSRPVCRDTLNQLTDVFTDKYLLAYRMTVELWARHQRRSKFFGYRFAFDGLLNKGKAIMSLGTMKGAAHIDEVYYLFSSPLLRTEVPETDRAYGLRKTMVRLWTNFARYSDPTPERTTPDPTVPFRWQPQPNVSDEHQEVPLMCLNITNAGIAMVEMPEKRRMNFWAGIFERFNGKLADVKLPMISSSGSAAIDLNNNTL; from the exons ATGGTTATGCGAAGTGCGCCTCTGATGGGTTGGAAGAATGTGAGCACTGGGTCCGATGCTGAAAAGCACATG CCAATCGCAAGGATATGCGTCCAGGTACAGCAGGGTTCGATCTACGGTGTGCGTGATAGACTTCCGAATGGGCagaactactactacttcaaGGGAGTTCCGTACGCAAAGGCACCCGTTGGACAGCTTCGCTTCAAGTCGCCGATGCCGCTGGAGAAGTACGCCGTATCCTATCTGGACTGTACCCGGGAGCGTAGCAACTGTCTCGGGTTGGACGTTCTGACGAAGGAGATCAGTGGCTCTGAGGATGGACTGTTCCTAAACATTTACACACCGAAACTTGGCAAGCGGGATGATCCGGAACCGCTGCCGGTGATGGTGTTCATCCACGGCGGAGGACTTATTGGAGGCCACGGAGATAGTTCGCTCTATCTTCCGAACTATCTCGTGCAGGAAGGAGTGATCGTTGTGACGATCAACTATCGGCTAGGAGTGCTCGGGTTTCTCTGCTTACCAGATGCCGGCGTAGAGGGTAATGCAGGTCTTAAGGATCAACGAGCCGCCCTACGGTGGGTTTCCGAAAACATAGCGGTGTTTGGTGGAGATCCGAACAATGTGACGCTATTCGGTGCTAGTTCGGGTGCGATCGCCGTCAACTTCCACTGTCTTTCGGCCGAGTCTAAGCGCTATTTTCATAAGGCGATTCTGCAGAGTGGTTCCATTTATACGGAGTTTGCGTTCCAGGAGCAGCCGGAAGAAAAGGCTCGTCGGTTGGCAAAGTTGTTGGGTCACAGTCCGACCACGGATTTGGAGGTGTACGAGATCCTTCGTAATGCACCCGCACGGAAGCTGTTTGAGCTGCAACCATTAGTGCTGACCGATCGTGAGAAAGCTGTGGAACGTCTGTTCCAGATCCCATTCCTACCGGTGATCGAGAGATCGGACTCCACCGATGCATTGATCACTCGTCATCCGACGGAGATTCTGAGTGAGCCTGATTCGATGGACATCCCGATCATACTCGGGTACAACGAGCGTGACGGTATGATGGTGCTGATCGACGCCATCAAAACGCTCGCCGCGTACAATGCAGAACCGGAACGTTTCATTCCCCGAACGGTCGCGCTAGACTACTTCTCACCGGAGGCTCGTGCTCTTGGTGAGGAGATCCGGTCGTTCTACTTCGGATCACGACCCGTCTGCCGCGACACACTCAATCAACTTACAGACGTATTCACTGACAAGTATCTGCTCGCTTACCGAATGACGGTGGAACTGTGGGCCCGCCATCAGCGTCGATCCAAGTTCTTCGGCTATCGATTCGCGTTCGATGGGCTGTTGAACAAGGGCAAAGCGATCATGTCCCTTGGCACCATGAAAGGAGCGGCCCATATCGACGAGGTGTACTATCTGTTCAGCTCACCACTGCTCCGTACCGAAGTGCCCGAAACGGATCGTGCCTACGGATTGCGAAAAACGATGGTTCGTCTGTGGACCAACTTTGCCCGGTACAGTGATCCAACGCCGGAACGCACTACTCCCGACCCAACCGTTCCGTTCCGCTGGCAACCACAGCCGAACGTGTCGGACGAACATCAGGAAGTGCCGCTGATGTGTCTGAACATCACCAACGCCGGTATCGCGATGGTCGAAATGCCCGAAAAGCGACGGATGAACTTTTGGGCCGGAATCTTCGAACGCTTCAACGGGAAACTGGCCGATGTCAAGCTGCCCATGATCAGCTCGTCCGGCAGTGCTGCCATCGATCTTAACAACAACACTCTATGA